Proteins from a genomic interval of Drosophila melanogaster chromosome 2R:
- the CG15107 gene encoding uncharacterized protein, isoform B, whose translation MNRRNKRTSYYQYEVYLDFMEENPPMSANKLSRTQDGKKWKELSDLLNKCSTGPTLSPEEWRKRLNDWKNSTRSKYRRSINSDDKSNAMTPLENRALQIFSLEPNFREGISMRLHELMEEQEELDEEENENLEELVDEEEEEEVQYQQFIAEPHEQANPTIINGHSAAKKLRLDGSSEIIYEALISVADVTSDQSAAKEPSAFYGEKIQEQLKRISDIHEASLHFKIARFKYNNPGFEYVPEL comes from the exons ATGAATCGACGCAACAAGCGGACGTCGTACTACCAATACGAAGTATACCTAGACTTCATGGAGGAGAATCCCCCGATGTCGGCCAACAAACTGAGTCGCACCCAGGACGGCAAGAAGTGGAAGGAGCTCAGCGATCTGCTAAACAAGTGCTCCACGGGTCCCACTTTGTCGCCCGAGGAATGGCGAAAG CGCCTCAACGACTGGAAGAACAGCACGCGCTCCAAATACCGACGCAGCATCAACTCGGATGACAAGAGCAATGCAATGACTCCTCTGGAGAACAGAGCCCTGCAGATCTTCTCCTTAGAACCGAATTTTCGCGAGGGAATTTCGATGCGCCTGCACGAACTGATGGAGGAGCAAGAGGAACTGGATGAAGAAGAGAATGAGAACCTGGAGGAGTTGgtggatgaggaggaggaggaggaggtgcagTACCAGCAGTTCATAGCAGAGCCTCACGAGCAAGCCAACCCAACGATCATCAATGGTCACAGTGCCGCGAAAAAGCTAAGGCTCGATGGTTCCAGTGAGATTATCTACGAAG CCTTGATTTCAGTCGCGGATGTCACATCTGATCAATCTGCCGCGAAAGAACCGTCTGCCTTCTATGGAGAGAAAATCCAGGAGCAGCTGAAACGCATTTCGGACATACACGAGGCATCGCTGCACTTTAAGATAGCCCGCTTCAAGTACAATAATCCCGGATTCGAGTACGTTCCGGAATTATAG
- the sano gene encoding serrano, isoform F yields MQYLNYALQTSTRLLTYQGPNQDLYPDQTGVASAHEEEIKHACCSRGAQLLRLRHRELAKRRALEDQINANQEEQEETEEDSRDQQEPLPEELDSEQGAVGGEQLHPQPVQXNLLSFNVQLARSKLLSFFNRDMAATDGQIILAASRFGDATPVYLRDFSKQPLPAVAKIIKGQHQALGVPTLSAPSLQSTALFLSAGKKYQILAQPIKIKEGRKPTNVGAKVLIPETYGGYFELLSEDGRSTRCIDSVLELSRRRNARVLVRETFRCQQMNRTIHAGELLTTMNDNGKYLQCRNIKDEIINLPLDTKAKFSPIAREDSISGVHTVKNLLLKRMPVIVRLVHGSAPKGLKQPFVPELRLLGCVEIDRIFALPLQKDTDLVPVPLNAKIKLQRAKNMEQLEHFIEYSRFLDKAQRLLADARDRLQIVDLKLSEKEKKDSKFNSRNGGRLPVVMLPSAAGMASGLAESGYVLRKSASCDSWSKQQQQALSSSEIAEEYNEIDHIYDYVRGLTPLSKGLARFEPICESPTLRSHHTDSGSGNYCSLIRAPVHQQATTSGNNNYSSLESNKHSSSGGGHHPGSHHHHHHHVVNHYHHGHIQEDIKPVPPPIETIPGKKPAEKRQRPTLPKLYIKNAHSAGSSSNGNSTGTTHSTSHSHSHSHSHVHSHSHGQSQSQQQPPTPNGNTGNAVANAAASAVAAAHHGSHGSHGSHLHPHPHASVHPHPHPHHGKVLTPNNHLPSKEALEPQSPLFHIRYKSLSSLQLTPDNNNCSSVTPPTISAHGKSSGAGVGSGATASGTPGTPGTPPDVGLKCGSILNVHGYLSSPHPLPLPLPHSRSSSSNNHHNPREGTLDSSRSGGRTSGDSNKLPEKKTRRLSRPRSLSNLVWDLRPSKEKSKKKLYIHHFDQRQQATLYL; encoded by the exons ATGCAGTATCTCAACTACGCTCTGCAGACATCCACGCGACTGCTGACGTACCAGGGCCCGAACCAGGATCTATATCCTGACCAGACAGGAGTAGCCTCCGCCCACGAGGAGGAAATCAAGCACGCCTGCTGCAGTCGCGGCGCTCAGCTGCTGAGATTGCGCCACCGAGAGCTGGCCAAGCGACGAGCTCTCGAGGATCAGATTAACGCCAATCaagaggagcaggaggagacGGAGGAGGACTCTCGGGATCAGCAGGAGCCGCTGCCGGAGGAGTTGGACAGCGAGCAGGGAGCCGTCGGCGGGGAGCAACTGCATCCGCAGCCAGTCCAATGAAACTTACTCTCATTTAATGTCCAACTGGCGCGCAGCAAGCTGCTATCGTTCTTCAACCGCGACATGGCCGCCACCGATGGCCAAATCATATTGGCCGCCTCCCGATTCGGCGATGCCACGCCCGTTTACCTGCGCGACTTTTCCAAGCAGCCGCTGCCGGCGGTGGCCAAGATCATCAAGGGCCAGCACCAGGCGCTGGGGGTGCCCACATTGTCGGCCCCATCTCTGCAGAGCACCGCCCTATTTCTGAGCGCCGGCAAGAAGTACCAGATCCTGGCCCAGCCCATCAAGATCAAGGAGGGTCGCAAGCCCACCAATGTGGGCGCCAAGGTGCTCATCCCGGAGACCTACGGCGGCTACTTCGAGCTCCTCAGCGAGGATGGTCGCTCCACGCGATGCATTGACTCCGTGCTGGAGCTCTCGCGACGGCGAAACGCCCGCGTCCTGGTGCGGGAGACCTTTCGATGCCAGCAGATGAACCGGACCATCCACGCCGGCGAACTGCTGACCACCATGAACGACAACGGGAAGTACCTGCAGTGCAGGAACATCAAGGACGAGATCATCAATCTGCCACTCGATACCAAAGCCAAGTTCTCGCCGATCGCCAGGGAGGACAGCATCAGCGGTGTCCACACCGTCAAGAATCTGCTGCTCAAGCGGATGCCAGTCATCGTGAG ACTCGTTCACGGCAGTGCGCCCAAGGGTCTGAAACAGCCATTTGTGCCCGAACTGCGACTGCTGGGCTGCGTGGAGATCGACAGGATATTCGCGTTGCCACTGCAAAAGGACACGGATCTGGTGCCGGTGCCGCTGAATGCCAAGATCAAGCTGCAGCGAGCCAAGAACATGGAGCAACTGGAGCACTTCATCGAGTACTCGCGATTCCTGGACAAGGCGCAGCGATTGCTGGCCGATGCACGCGATCGCCTGCAGATCGTCGATCTCAAGCTGAGCGAGAAGGAGAAGAAAGACTCCAAGTTCAATAGTCGCAATGGGGGCAGGTTGCCGGTGGTCATGCTGCCATCTGCAGCGGGAATGGCCAGTGGACTGGCGGAAAGTGGTTATGTGCTGCGCAAGAGTGCCAGTTGTGATTCGTGGTcgaagcaacagcagcaggcacTGAGCAGCAGCGAGATTGCGGAGGAGTACAACGAGATCGATCATATATATGATTATGTGAGGGGCCTGACGCCGCTCTCGAAGGGATTGGCCCGCTTCGAGCCCATCTGCGAATCACCCACTCTGCGGTCCCATCACACGGACAGCGGCAGTGGCAACTATTGCAGTTTGATCAGGGCTCCGGTTCACCAGCAGGCCACCACCtccggcaacaacaactacagcaGCTTGGAGTCGAACAAGCACAGCAGTAGCGGCGGTGGCCATCATCCCGGTagccaccatcaccaccatcatcacgTGGTTAATCACTACCATCATGGCCATATTCAGGAGGACATCAAGCCGGTGCCGCCGCCCATTGAAACGATTCCGGGCAAGAAGCCGGCGGAGAAGCGCCAGCGTCCCACTCTACCAAAGCTTTACATCAAGAATGCCCACAGTGCTGGGAGCAGCAGCAATGGCAACTCCACGGGCACCACCCACAGCACCAGTCACAGTCACAGCCATAGTCACAGTCACGTCCACAGTCACAGTCACGGGCAGTcacagtcgcagcagcagccgccgacACCCAATGGGAATACGGGCAATGCGGTGGCCAATGCGGCCGCCTCAGCGGTCGCAGCTGCTCATCACGGTTCCCACGGATCGCACGGATCACATCTGCACCCCCATCCGCATGCCAGTgtgcatccacatccgcatcctcaTCACGGCAAGGTGCTGACGCCCAACAATCATCTGCCGAGCAAGGAGGCTCTCGAGCCGCAGTCGCCTCTGTTTCACATCAG GTACAAGAGTCTTAGCAGTCTGCAGCTGACGCcggacaacaacaattgctCCTCTGTGACGCCGCCGACGATCTCAGCCCACGGCAAGTCATCAGGAGCAGGCGTTGGATCGGGAGCAACTGCGTCGGGCACACCGGGCACGCCGGGCACTCCACCGGATGTGGGGCTCAAGTGCGGCAGCATACTGAACGTGCACGGTTACCTGTCCAGTCCGCATCCTCTGCCATTGCCGCTGCCCCACAGCCGGAGTTCCAGTAGCAATAACCATCACAATCCGAGGGAGGGTACGCTGGATTCATCCCGCAGCGGAGGCCGGACATCGGGCGACTCGAACAAGCTGCCCGAGAAGAAGACACGCCGCCTGTCCCGGCCAAGAAGTCTGTCCAACCTGGTCTGGGATCTGCGGCCCTCGAAGGAGAAGTCGAAGAAGAAGCTCTACATCCATCATTTCGATCAGCGGCAGCAGGCGACGCTGTATCTGTAG
- the CG15107 gene encoding uncharacterized protein, isoform A translates to MNRRNKRTSYYQYEVYLDFMEENPPMSANKLSRTQDGKKWKELSDLLNKCSTGPTLSPEEWRKRLNDWKNSTRSKYRRSINSDDKSNAMTPLENRALQIFSLEPNFREGISMRLHELMEEQEELDEEENENLEELVDEEEEEEVQYQQFIAEPHEQANPTIINGHSAAKKLRLDGSSEIIYEVADVTSDQSAAKEPSAFYGEKIQEQLKRISDIHEASLHFKIARFKYNNPGFEYVPEL, encoded by the exons ATGAATCGACGCAACAAGCGGACGTCGTACTACCAATACGAAGTATACCTAGACTTCATGGAGGAGAATCCCCCGATGTCGGCCAACAAACTGAGTCGCACCCAGGACGGCAAGAAGTGGAAGGAGCTCAGCGATCTGCTAAACAAGTGCTCCACGGGTCCCACTTTGTCGCCCGAGGAATGGCGAAAG CGCCTCAACGACTGGAAGAACAGCACGCGCTCCAAATACCGACGCAGCATCAACTCGGATGACAAGAGCAATGCAATGACTCCTCTGGAGAACAGAGCCCTGCAGATCTTCTCCTTAGAACCGAATTTTCGCGAGGGAATTTCGATGCGCCTGCACGAACTGATGGAGGAGCAAGAGGAACTGGATGAAGAAGAGAATGAGAACCTGGAGGAGTTGgtggatgaggaggaggaggaggaggtgcagTACCAGCAGTTCATAGCAGAGCCTCACGAGCAAGCCAACCCAACGATCATCAATGGTCACAGTGCCGCGAAAAAGCTAAGGCTCGATGGTTCCAGTGAGATTATCTACGAAG TCGCGGATGTCACATCTGATCAATCTGCCGCGAAAGAACCGTCTGCCTTCTATGGAGAGAAAATCCAGGAGCAGCTGAAACGCATTTCGGACATACACGAGGCATCGCTGCACTTTAAGATAGCCCGCTTCAAGTACAATAATCCCGGATTCGAGTACGTTCCGGAATTATAG
- the prod gene encoding proliferation disrupter yields the protein MNGKMDRRKKRTSSEQYQMYIDMMESDPIFATGRVPRDYDLNYLTKKWKELSDRLNKCSSGPTLTPEEWRKRLNDWKNTTRCKYRRSLLSTEKDISMTSVETRALDLFGKVPTTGGETMLNLKSEKDEHDDEMEELGQRTSVAFQKELQAAVEEAINDEVDEEEMVEEHVDHEDMMEENLAETGITASTTAVNTGGGTYRTIVVDNTSFEHVEEDPQTVQPHAVEYVTSRRPAAPVINPGTASSGNKLINGELPVKRMRTQPREQIIYEVKNAPRCISNMQAVPPLHSTKLEREPSSLTSALSSSDAQQIAHQLKRLADIKFETLQFEIARFKFNNPGFQYDPPSL from the exons ATGAACGGCAAGATGGACCGCCGCAAGAAACGCACCTCATCGGAGCAGTACCAAATGTACATCGACATGATGGAGAGCGACCCCATTTTCGCCACCGGACGAGTGCCGCGCGACTATGACCTGAACTACTTGACCAAAAAGTGGAAGGAGCTCTCCGACCGGCTAAACAAGTGCAGCTCCGGACCCACACTGACGCCGGAGGAGTGGCGCAAG CGCCTAAACGATTGGAAGAACACCACTCGCTGCAAGTACAGACGCAGCCTTCTGTCCACGGAAAAGGACATCTCGATGACCTCCGTGGAGACGCGCGCTCTCGATCTCTTTGGCAAGGTGCCCACCACCGGCGGCGAAACGATGCTCAATCTGAAGTCCGAAAAGGATGAGCACGACGACGAGATGGAGGAACTGGGCCAGCGTACTTCGGTGGCATTTCAAAAGGAACTTCAGGCAGCCGTTGAAGAGGCAATCAACGATGAGGTGGACGAGGAGGAGATGGTGGAGGAGCATGTCGATCACGAGGACATGATGGAGGAGAATCTGGCGGAGACCGGCATCACCGCGTCCACAACGGCGGTCAATACGGGTGGCGGCACCTATCGCACCATCGTCGTGGACAACACATCCTTCGAGCATGTCGAGGAGGATCCCCAAACGGTGCAGCCGCACGCCGTCGAGTACGTCACATCCCGCAGGCCTGCTGCCCCCGTCATCAATCCGGGCACAGCCTCCTCCGGCAATAAGCTGATCAACGGCGAGCTGCCCGTCAAGCGGATGCGCACACAGCCCAGGGAGCAAATTATCTACGAAG TTAAAAATGCGCCGCGTTGCATTTCAAACATGCAGGCCGTGCCGCCGCTGCACAGTACAAAGCTGGAGCGGGAACCCAGTTCGCTGACAAGCGCGCTGAGCAGCAGCGATGCCCAGCAGATCGCGCACCAGCTGAAGCGACTGGCCGACATCAAATTCGAGACACTGCAATTTGAGATTGCGCGCTTCAAGTTCAACAACCCGGGCTTCCAGTACGATCCGCCGTCCTTATAG
- the sano gene encoding serrano, isoform A: protein MAATDGQIILAASRFGDATPVYLRDFSKQPLPAVAKIIKGQHQALGVPTLSAPSLQSTALFLSAGKKYQILAQPIKIKEGRKPTNVGAKVLIPETYGGYFELLSEDGRSTRCIDSVLELSRRRNARVLVRETFRCQQMNRTIHAGELLTTMNDNGKYLQCRNIKDEIINLPLDTKAKFSPIAREDSISGVHTVKNLLLKRMPVIVRLVHGSAPKGLKQPFVPELRLLGCVEIDRIFALPLQKDTDLVPVPLNAKIKLQRAKNMEQLEHFIEYSRFLDKAQRLLADARDRLQIVDLKLSEKEKKDSKFNSRNGGRLPVVMLPSAAGMASGLAESGYVLRKSASCDSWSKQQQQALSSSEIAEEYNEIDHIYDYVRGLTPLSKGLARFEPICESPTLRSHHTDSGSGNYCSLIRAPVHQQATTSGNNNYSSLESNKHSSSGGGHHPGSHHHHHHHVVNHYHHGHIQEDIKPVPPPIETIPGKKPAEKRQRPTLPKLYIKNAHSAGSSSNGNSTGTTHSTSHSHSHSHSHVHSHSHGQSQSQQQPPTPNGNTGNAVANAAASAVAAAHHGSHGSHGSHLHPHPHASVHPHPHPHHGKVLTPNNHLPSKEALEPQSPLFHIRYKSLSSLQLTPDNNNCSSVTPPTISAHGKSSGAGVGSGATASGTPGTPGTPPDVGLKCGSILNVHGYLSSPHPLPLPLPHSRSSSSNNHHNPREGTLDSSRSGGRTSGDSNKLPEKKTRRLSRPRSLSNLVWDLRPSKEKSKKKLYIHHFDQRQQATLYL from the exons ATGGCCGCCACCGATGGCCAAATCATATTGGCCGCCTCCCGATTCGGCGATGCCACGCCCGTTTACCTGCGCGACTTTTCCAAGCAGCCGCTGCCGGCGGTGGCCAAGATCATCAAGGGCCAGCACCAGGCGCTGGGGGTGCCCACATTGTCGGCCCCATCTCTGCAGAGCACCGCCCTATTTCTGAGCGCCGGCAAGAAGTACCAGATCCTGGCCCAGCCCATCAAGATCAAGGAGGGTCGCAAGCCCACCAATGTGGGCGCCAAGGTGCTCATCCCGGAGACCTACGGCGGCTACTTCGAGCTCCTCAGCGAGGATGGTCGCTCCACGCGATGCATTGACTCCGTGCTGGAGCTCTCGCGACGGCGAAACGCCCGCGTCCTGGTGCGGGAGACCTTTCGATGCCAGCAGATGAACCGGACCATCCACGCCGGCGAACTGCTGACCACCATGAACGACAACGGGAAGTACCTGCAGTGCAGGAACATCAAGGACGAGATCATCAATCTGCCACTCGATACCAAAGCCAAGTTCTCGCCGATCGCCAGGGAGGACAGCATCAGCGGTGTCCACACCGTCAAGAATCTGCTGCTCAAGCGGATGCCAGTCATCGTGAG ACTCGTTCACGGCAGTGCGCCCAAGGGTCTGAAACAGCCATTTGTGCCCGAACTGCGACTGCTGGGCTGCGTGGAGATCGACAGGATATTCGCGTTGCCACTGCAAAAGGACACGGATCTGGTGCCGGTGCCGCTGAATGCCAAGATCAAGCTGCAGCGAGCCAAGAACATGGAGCAACTGGAGCACTTCATCGAGTACTCGCGATTCCTGGACAAGGCGCAGCGATTGCTGGCCGATGCACGCGATCGCCTGCAGATCGTCGATCTCAAGCTGAGCGAGAAGGAGAAGAAAGACTCCAAGTTCAATAGTCGCAATGGGGGCAGGTTGCCGGTGGTCATGCTGCCATCTGCAGCGGGAATGGCCAGTGGACTGGCGGAAAGTGGTTATGTGCTGCGCAAGAGTGCCAGTTGTGATTCGTGGTcgaagcaacagcagcaggcacTGAGCAGCAGCGAGATTGCGGAGGAGTACAACGAGATCGATCATATATATGATTATGTGAGGGGCCTGACGCCGCTCTCGAAGGGATTGGCCCGCTTCGAGCCCATCTGCGAATCACCCACTCTGCGGTCCCATCACACGGACAGCGGCAGTGGCAACTATTGCAGTTTGATCAGGGCTCCGGTTCACCAGCAGGCCACCACCtccggcaacaacaactacagcaGCTTGGAGTCGAACAAGCACAGCAGTAGCGGCGGTGGCCATCATCCCGGTagccaccatcaccaccatcatcacgTGGTTAATCACTACCATCATGGCCATATTCAGGAGGACATCAAGCCGGTGCCGCCGCCCATTGAAACGATTCCGGGCAAGAAGCCGGCGGAGAAGCGCCAGCGTCCCACTCTACCAAAGCTTTACATCAAGAATGCCCACAGTGCTGGGAGCAGCAGCAATGGCAACTCCACGGGCACCACCCACAGCACCAGTCACAGTCACAGCCATAGTCACAGTCACGTCCACAGTCACAGTCACGGGCAGTcacagtcgcagcagcagccgccgacACCCAATGGGAATACGGGCAATGCGGTGGCCAATGCGGCCGCCTCAGCGGTCGCAGCTGCTCATCACGGTTCCCACGGATCGCACGGATCACATCTGCACCCCCATCCGCATGCCAGTgtgcatccacatccgcatcctcaTCACGGCAAGGTGCTGACGCCCAACAATCATCTGCCGAGCAAGGAGGCTCTCGAGCCGCAGTCGCCTCTGTTTCACATCAG GTACAAGAGTCTTAGCAGTCTGCAGCTGACGCcggacaacaacaattgctCCTCTGTGACGCCGCCGACGATCTCAGCCCACGGCAAGTCATCAGGAGCAGGCGTTGGATCGGGAGCAACTGCGTCGGGCACACCGGGCACGCCGGGCACTCCACCGGATGTGGGGCTCAAGTGCGGCAGCATACTGAACGTGCACGGTTACCTGTCCAGTCCGCATCCTCTGCCATTGCCGCTGCCCCACAGCCGGAGTTCCAGTAGCAATAACCATCACAATCCGAGGGAGGGTACGCTGGATTCATCCCGCAGCGGAGGCCGGACATCGGGCGACTCGAACAAGCTGCCCGAGAAGAAGACACGCCGCCTGTCCCGGCCAAGAAGTCTGTCCAACCTGGTCTGGGATCTGCGGCCCTCGAAGGAGAAGTCGAAGAAGAAGCTCTACATCCATCATTTCGATCAGCGGCAGCAGGCGACGCTGTATCTGTAG